A stretch of DNA from Globicephala melas chromosome 19, mGloMel1.2, whole genome shotgun sequence:
CCGCCTGCCCTGGGGACTCTCTTGGGCAGGGTGGGCAACCGGGGAGCGTACCAGAAGGCTCTCCGGCGCTTTCGGAACCATGAAAAGCGTCCAGGGGTCTGGAACCTCACTGTCTTGACCTGTTTCCGGGTCCTAGATCCTGGGCTGACCCCTAGGGCCCTCCCAGCAGCTAAGGATTCAACTCCCTGGACAGCTGGGGTCTCTGCCCTCTGGTCAGATATGGCCTCTGCCTCCTCAGATACAGCCTCTGCTCCCTGGACATCTGGTGCCTCTGCCCTCTGATTATCTGCATCCTCTACCCTCTGGACAGCTGGGGCTTCTGCCCTCTGATTATCTGCATCTTCTGCCCTCTGATTACCCACAGCCTCTGCCCCCTGGACAGCCATGGCCTCTGCCCCCTGGACAGCCACGGCCCCTGCTCTTTGATCACCTACGGCCTCCACCCTCTGATTATCTACGGCCTCCACTCTCTGCTCATCTACAGCCTCTGCCCCCTGAGCCCTGGCTGCTGCCTCCTCTCTCCTGCGACGCCAGAATGAGGCCCAGTTGATCTTAGGCCTCCACCGTCTTGGGGGGCTCTCAGGCACCTGCCCGTCTCCTGCATTTCCCACATTATCCCCCAGGCTGGCGCTGCGTGGCACTGATACGCCATCCCTCTCCAACCTGGTAGAGGCCTGCCAGGCTTCGCCCACCCCTGGGCTGGACCTCGGTGCCCAGC
This window harbors:
- the CCDC8 gene encoding coiled-coil domain-containing protein 8, encoding MLQIGEDVDYLLIPREVRLAGGVWRVISKPATKEAEFRERLIQFLEEEGRTLEDVARIIEKSTPHPPQPPKKPKGPRMRRVQQMVTPPPRLVVGTYDSSNASDSEFSDFETSRDKSDKGHRGTGRGRKVRKMPVSYLGSKFLGSDLESEDDEELVEAFLRRGEKKPSAPPARRRVNLPVPMFEDNPVPQLSKADRWREYVTQVSWGKLKRRVKGWAPRSSPGVGEAWQASTRLERDGVSVPRSASLGDNVGNAGDGQVPESPPRRWRPKINWASFWRRRREEAAARAQGAEAVDEQRVEAVDNQRVEAVGDQRAGAVAVQGAEAMAVQGAEAVGNQRAEDADNQRAEAPAVQRVEDADNQRAEAPDVQGAEAVSEEAEAISDQRAETPAVQGVESLAAGRALGVSPGSRTRKQVKTVRFQTPGRFSWFRKRRRAFWYAPRLPTLPKRVPRAGGARSLRVLRAEARAEAEHGEQENQL